Below is a window of Flavobacteriales bacterium DNA.
ACTCTCTCATTTTGTTCTCGATACAATTTTTGATTCCATTGCATTCCATCAAAAACCACTCGAACTGACATACTAGATACAATTTCTTTTCCGCTGCTCTCCAAAGAAATCACTCGAACTGACAGAGATATAAAAATTGTACACCTTTGTCAGTTCGAGTGGTTTTTGATGGAATGCAATGGAATCAAAAATTGTATCGAGAACAAAATGAGAGAGTTACACTGCATTTCCTCTAACAGTAAGTGCCTAAAAAAAAGATTAAAACACTTTACATTTCAATGCCTCAAAAACTTCCTTGTCTAATTGTTCTCTTACACTTGGATGAGCGATTTCTATGAGTGCTTTTGCTCTTTTCTTTAAATTTTTACCATAAAGCTCGGCAACTCCATATTCTGTAACAATATAATGAACATGTGCCCTTGTGGTAACTACACTGGCTCCTGGTTTTAAGGTTCCCACTATCCTACTAATTCCCTTATTGGTAATAGAAGGAAGTGCAATAATGGGTTTTCCGCCCTCAGAGAGCGAAGCTCCACGGATAAAATCCATCTGTCCACCCACTCCAGAATATTGACGGTAACCAATGGAATCTGCACATACTTGTCCGAAAATATCTACTTCAATAGCCGAATTGATAGCCGTAGCTTTTGGATTCATCCTAATGATTCGTGTGTCATTGGTATAAGCAGAATCATATAGATTTACAATGGGGTTATCATCAATAAAATCATATATCTTTTTTGTTCCTAATACAAATCCAGAGATAATTTTTCCAGGATCTGTTACTTTTTCAGAACCGTTAATGACTCCTTTTTCTACCAAGGGGATAATTCCATCAGAAAACATCTCTGTGTGAATCCCTAAGTTCTTATGATTTCCAAGGTTGGATAATACGGCATTTGGAATCGAACCAATTCCAAGTTGTAAACAAGCTCCGTCATCTATAAGTCCTGCAATATGTTTCCCAATTTTCTCATCTACCTCAGTAGGTGCAGGATTGTTGTGTTCATAAACAGGTTCATCTACCCACACTTTAGCATGAATACGATCCACATGAATCACTCCATTCCCTATTGTTCTAGGCATTTGCGGGTTTATTTGAGCAATGACAATATCGGCAGTATCAATGGCTGCATTGGAGATATCTACAGATACACCCAAAGAACAATAACCTTTTTTATTAGGAGGAGAAACCGTAACCATAGCAACATTTAGTTTCATTCTTCCAGATCTAAAAAGACTTGGGATTTCTTGTAAAAATAAAGGAATATAATGTGCTTTTCCTTGGTTTACATAAGGTCGTAAATTTCCGCCCACGAAAAAAGCATTTACATCAAAAGCATCAGGGTATTTGGGATCAAAAAATGGTAGAGGACCTTCTGTATGTGCTCCCACAATTTCTACATTTTTAAGCTCAGCCTTTCGATCTCCAAGGGCTTTCACCAAAAGTTGGGGCGTAGCGGCAGCTGTATGAATAAACACCCGATCTCCTGATTGGACGAGTTTTACCGCTTCATCGGCTGTGGTATATTGAATATCAAACATGATACTTTGTTTTAAACTTTGGAAAACAAGTATTTGAAACCCTTGCTTCCATTTGATTACTAAAATTTCGGCAAATTTACGTCCAAAAATACAGCTAATAACTACTAAAAATCAGTTATAATAGTGACTTATGTTGGATAATTTTAATCTACTTTTCCCTTAAAAAAAATCTAGATTGATAATTTTTAAATTTTTCGATCCTTATACTTTTTCATTTTCAGTTTTCAAGAAAAGGCCGAAAAAAAAATCAGCGCTGTAGTTATTTTTCAAATGGTCTTAAATCTTATATTTGTAGAAAAATAATCAACCGATGCTTTTATTAATAATTTATGCCATTGCGGCAATTCTTTTTTCTTTCCTTTGTTCTATTTGGGAGGCCGTACTCCTCAGTATTTCCCCATCATATATCCAACATCAAAAGGGAACTTCAATAGGGAAAAGTTTAGATAAATTCAAGGAGAATATAGATAAACCACTTTCTGCCATTCTTACCTTAAATACTATTGCGCATACTGTAGGAGCTATTTTAGTGGGAGCACAAGCTGCTCATGTTTTCAATGGTGAAGTTTATCTTGGAGTAAGTGGTGAATTGATTGTTTCGGTAATCATGACTTTAGGTATTTTAATTTTATCAGAAATTATTCCTAAAACCATCGGAGCAAGTTATTGGCAAAAATTGGCTCCGTTTACTGTTAAGAGTATTAATATTTTACTTGTTATTCTAGCTCCACTTATTTGGGTAACACAATTATTTACGTCTAGGTTTAAGGGTGGACATGGATCTGTACTTAGTAGAGCAGATTTCCTTGCTATGAAAGACTTGGCTCATCAAACGGGGAAAATAAACAAAAACGAATCTAAAGTTATTAGCAATATGCTAAAACTAAAAGATATGCAAGTTACCCATGTGATGACCCCCGCTACAATAGTCGTTTCGGCACATCCAGATAAAGTAATTGAAGAATTTTATAATGAGAATAGCCCCATAAAATTTTCAAGAATCCCTGTGTGGGACAAAGAGCAAAATGACATTATAGGGATGGTATTAAAAGATGATCTTTTAGAAACGTTGGCTTTAGGTAAGATCGATCTAAAAATGAAAGATATTGCTAAAAAAATTCACTTTGTAAATCATACTTCCAATTTAGAATCTGTTCTTAATCATTTGGTAGAAAACAATATCCATATGGCACTTGTTACAGATGAATTTGGAAATATTGTAGGATTAGTAAGCTTAGAAGACTTGTTAGAAACCATTTTGGGAATTGAAATTACTGATGAAACAGATAGCACCTCAGATCTTCAAGCACTTGCAAGAAAAAAATGGGAAAAACGAGCTAAAAGCTTGGGCATTCTAAAGGATTTACCAGAAAATTCTGAAGAAGAATAAGTCTTATCAAAAACAATCGATTACAACTAACTTCTAATCCTTTTTTGTATTGATATTAAGGATTTAAAAAAGCAAAATCTCCAATGATTCTTACGAATATTGGAGATTTTGCTTTTTTACAAATTTATACCGATTACTTCCTACAATTATTCACTTATTTATTACGTCATAACTGATTTTTAGCAATGGTATAATATTTCTACACCGTTATTTAGAAAACTAGAAAGTGACAGAAAAATAGAGTTCTGCTCCTCCTCTTAGATAATCATGAACTCTGAATGTAGTAATATAAGGTGCTACTCCTATCATTATATGGTTTTTGTGAGTTCTATTCAAAATATATCCGAAGTGCCCTCTTAATCCAAAACCACTATTCTCATCGTATTCAAAATTATAAGCAGTAAAATTTGAATTTTGTTTTACTACTTTTCTTCTTCTAATATCCATACCTGTATAAGAAACACCAGCACCCCAATACCAAGAATTGTTTAAGGAGCTTAATGTTTTGTAGTAATTCAATGAGAATTGTCTCATACTTATATTATCTCCAAAGAAATTCATAAAATTAACATCCATAAGATAATTTCCACCATCAACACCGTAGCTAAATCCTATTCCAGAAGAGAAATGATTAAAATCTTTATCGTCTTTAGAATCCACAAAGGTATTTGCGGCACCTAAACGCACTCCAAATCCTCTATTTCCAGATCGTTTTCTCAATGGTTGTGCTTCATCTTCTGTTACTGAATATATGTCATTGACTCTTTTAACACCTGAAAGCTCAGAAACTGCTTCGTCTAATTTTTCATCAATATTATTAGATCCAAGAGATTTTACAGTCACTTCTCTTACCAATTTATTGGTCTCTGTTTTAAACAAAACGTAAGAAAGATAGTAGGTGTTCCCTATTGCATTTACCTCCGAAACGATATAATATGGAATCTTCTTTTCTTGAGCTTTTGCTCTAATTTTCTCCTTTGTCAGAGGAACAATTTGATCTTCAAAAACGATCGTATATTTATTCAATTCTTTCATTTTTAGAGAAAAAATCTTTGAAATAGAACGCTTGGTAGAATGATCCAATCCATCACCAGAAGCTGTGGTGAGATAAGCCTTTTCTTGAGCGAAGGACATGAATACCCCAAGCAAAAGAAAAGTAGAAAGCAAATACTTTTTCATATTTTAATTTAATTAATAGTTTATGTAAAAATACAGTGTTCTTTTGTAGAAAAGAACCTGAATCTATTAACTTTAAGTTAAAAGTTAAGACTTAACCTAAAAGATACCCCATAAGAGAACATTCCACCATCTGCCAAAGCATTTGATTCATAATATGGTGATGCCAAGAAAAGCATAGTATGTCTATTTGTTCTAACCAAAGTATATCCTATATGTCCTTTTAGTCCAAGTCCGTATTCTGTACGCCATTTTACTTCATAAGAATAATAATCATTAGCTTTATATCCCGTTTGAGCAGCAAAAATTCCCACACCATATAAGAAACTTTTTTTATTATGTTTTACAGGAAAAAGAAAATTTGCACCACCATTGATATATTGAAAATACTTACTCCTCTGAATTCCAAGATTAAAATCATAAATAATTTTCTCACGATCACGTACATAATTTAGACCAAGACCTAAGAGACCATGACCTTCACTTCTGTTTCTAAAATGACGATAATTACCCCCTATCCAAAAACCTAAGCCAGAGTTAGATAATCCAATAGATCCACTCTTGTTTATAGAAAATACTTTTTGACCTAAGCTATTCAAATTTGGTTTTAGCTCCTTCCCGCTCTGTGTTTTAACCCGATGACTTTTAATCATTTTTTCGGATTCCGTTTCATACAAAGTCAGCGTAATCGATAAAGTTTCCTTTTTTGAACTTATATGAGCAAATGCAAAATAAGGGATTTCTTTTTTTATTGCAATTTTGTTAATCTGACTTTTATTTTCTAGATCTACAGGTTCAAAAATAATATTCACATGATTCTTTTCACTAAATTCGGTAGCATAATATTTCGCTACTTTGTTTTTTACTTCATCCTTAGCATTACCTTTTGCAATAAGCATCAAAACATTTTCTTGAGCATGTGCTAGCATGACCGTTACTAGGAAAATTGTACTAAAAAATATGCTTTTCATTATATTTATTTTAAAATTCAATACCAAAAGTATCGAAAATCATTTATAGATGATTCTTTTATGAAAAATTAGCATTCTTCCGCTAATAGACTCCCATTTTTTTGATTA
It encodes the following:
- a CDS encoding hemolysin family protein, with amino-acid sequence MLLLIIYAIAAILFSFLCSIWEAVLLSISPSYIQHQKGTSIGKSLDKFKENIDKPLSAILTLNTIAHTVGAILVGAQAAHVFNGEVYLGVSGELIVSVIMTLGILILSEIIPKTIGASYWQKLAPFTVKSINILLVILAPLIWVTQLFTSRFKGGHGSVLSRADFLAMKDLAHQTGKINKNESKVISNMLKLKDMQVTHVMTPATIVVSAHPDKVIEEFYNENSPIKFSRIPVWDKEQNDIIGMVLKDDLLETLALGKIDLKMKDIAKKIHFVNHTSNLESVLNHLVENNIHMALVTDEFGNIVGLVSLEDLLETILGIEITDETDSTSDLQALARKKWEKRAKSLGILKDLPENSEEE
- a CDS encoding 4-hydroxybutyrate CoA-transferase, producing MFDIQYTTADEAVKLVQSGDRVFIHTAAATPQLLVKALGDRKAELKNVEIVGAHTEGPLPFFDPKYPDAFDVNAFFVGGNLRPYVNQGKAHYIPLFLQEIPSLFRSGRMKLNVAMVTVSPPNKKGYCSLGVSVDISNAAIDTADIVIAQINPQMPRTIGNGVIHVDRIHAKVWVDEPVYEHNNPAPTEVDEKIGKHIAGLIDDGACLQLGIGSIPNAVLSNLGNHKNLGIHTEMFSDGIIPLVEKGVINGSEKVTDPGKIISGFVLGTKKIYDFIDDNPIVNLYDSAYTNDTRIIRMNPKATAINSAIEVDIFGQVCADSIGYRQYSGVGGQMDFIRGASLSEGGKPIIALPSITNKGISRIVGTLKPGASVVTTRAHVHYIVTEYGVAELYGKNLKKRAKALIEIAHPSVREQLDKEVFEALKCKVF